Proteins co-encoded in one Microcoleus sp. AS-A8 genomic window:
- a CDS encoding cytochrome b6 has protein sequence MFSKQITDSKAYQWFEERLEIQALAEDVTSKYVPPHVNIFYCLGGITLTCFIIQFATGFAMTFYYRPTVTEAFASVQYLMTEVNFGWLIRSVHRWSASMMVLMMLLHVFRVYLTGGFKKPRELTWVTGVILAVITVSFGVTGYSLPWDQVGYWAVKIVSGVPEAIPFVGPLLVELLRGGASVGQGTLTRYYSAHTFVLPWLIAVFMLLHFIMIRKQGISGPL, from the coding sequence ATGTTCTCTAAGCAAATAACCGACTCGAAAGCCTATCAGTGGTTTGAGGAGCGTCTAGAAATCCAAGCACTCGCCGAAGACGTTACCTCCAAGTATGTACCTCCGCACGTTAATATCTTTTACTGTCTTGGTGGGATTACCCTCACTTGCTTCATCATCCAGTTTGCCACTGGATTTGCAATGACCTTTTACTATCGGCCAACTGTCACAGAAGCTTTTGCCTCTGTGCAGTATTTAATGACTGAAGTAAACTTCGGCTGGCTGATCCGCTCCGTCCACCGCTGGTCTGCCAGCATGATGGTGCTGATGATGCTTCTGCACGTCTTCCGCGTTTACCTCACGGGTGGCTTTAAAAAGCCTCGCGAACTCACCTGGGTGACGGGTGTGATTCTAGCAGTGATTACCGTTTCCTTCGGTGTTACCGGTTATTCGCTGCCTTGGGATCAAGTTGGTTACTGGGCTGTCAAGATTGTTTCTGGTGTTCCCGAAGCGATTCCCTTCGTTGGCCCTTTACTCGTCGAACTACTTCGCGGTGGTGCCAGTGTTGGACAAGGGACTCTCACTCGCTACTACAGCGCACACACCTTTGTGTTGCCCTGGCTGATTGCGGTGTTCATGCTGCTACACTTCATCATGATTCGCAAGCAGGGGATTTCCGGTCCGTTGTAA
- a CDS encoding FHA domain-containing protein, with protein sequence MPSEPHEGHWLIVQDDKGRREFPLGGEVYSIGRAPNCDIRLYSLFVSRRHATLVRRQREDGSYYYRIVDGDLKGQLSSNGILINSHKVPAHNLENEDVVTFDPRVTAKYYRLKRETGKSGPIDPLDVTLIDPAMIEESED encoded by the coding sequence GTGCCTTCAGAACCACACGAAGGTCACTGGTTGATCGTACAAGACGACAAAGGTCGTCGAGAATTTCCCTTAGGAGGAGAGGTGTATTCAATCGGCAGAGCACCCAACTGCGATATTCGCCTATATTCACTCTTTGTTTCTCGCCGACATGCCACATTGGTGCGACGCCAGCGAGAGGATGGCAGCTACTATTATCGGATTGTGGATGGCGACCTCAAAGGTCAGTTGAGTTCTAACGGAATCTTGATTAATAGTCACAAAGTTCCAGCCCACAATCTGGAAAATGAGGATGTGGTGACGTTTGATCCGAGAGTAACAGCCAAATATTATCGCCTCAAGCGAGAAACAGGTAAGTCTGGGCCAATCGATCCGTTGGATGTGACCTTAATCGACCCTGCGATGATTGAGGAATCGGAAGATTAA
- the trmFO gene encoding FADH(2)-oxidizing methylenetetrahydrofolate--tRNA-(uracil(54)-C(5))-methyltransferase TrmFO has translation MVEKVIHVIGGGLAGTEAAWQIAKAGVPVVLHEMRPVRQSPAHHTGELAELVCSNSFGAQSSDRASGLLHEELRRLGSMIIRKADEHAVPAGGALAVDRAVFSHELTETLASHPLIELRREEVPQIPPEGVVVLTSGPLTTPALAEDLQRFTGMEYFSFFDAASPIVVGESINRDIAFMASRYDKGEAAYLNCPMNKEQYLHFWQELCAAEKAELKDFEQETAKFFEGCLPIEEMARRGEETMRYGPLKPVGLFDPRTKEQTEEDLSQKRDRPYAVIQLRQEDKAGQLWNMVGFQTNLRWSEQKRVFRLIPGLENAEFVRMGVMHRNTFLNAPELLHPTLQFKKRPTLLAAGQLVGTEGYTAATAGGWLAGTNAARLVLGLEPVMLPATTMMGALIEFISSASPKHFQPMPPNFGILPPLSVRIKNKQERYGVYRDRALADLDCWSRGIQEEAA, from the coding sequence ATGGTGGAAAAAGTGATTCATGTGATCGGCGGTGGGTTGGCAGGTACAGAAGCAGCGTGGCAAATTGCCAAGGCTGGTGTGCCAGTGGTGCTGCACGAGATGCGACCCGTGAGGCAAAGTCCGGCCCATCACACAGGGGAATTAGCGGAGTTGGTGTGCAGTAATTCCTTTGGTGCTCAGTCGAGCGATCGCGCTTCTGGTTTATTGCACGAAGAACTGCGTCGCCTGGGTTCAATGATTATCCGCAAAGCCGATGAACATGCTGTCCCGGCGGGCGGGGCGCTTGCGGTAGACCGGGCCGTCTTTAGCCATGAATTGACCGAAACCTTGGCAAGTCATCCTCTGATTGAGTTACGTCGGGAAGAGGTGCCGCAGATTCCCCCAGAGGGCGTGGTGGTGTTGACGAGTGGCCCCCTCACAACACCTGCTTTGGCTGAAGACTTGCAGCGCTTCACAGGCATGGAATACTTTAGCTTTTTTGATGCGGCATCGCCGATTGTCGTGGGGGAATCGATCAACCGGGATATTGCCTTTATGGCCTCACGCTACGACAAAGGTGAAGCGGCTTATCTCAACTGTCCGATGAACAAGGAACAGTACCTCCACTTCTGGCAGGAACTTTGTGCAGCCGAAAAGGCTGAATTGAAGGATTTTGAGCAAGAAACAGCCAAATTCTTTGAAGGCTGTCTGCCCATTGAAGAGATGGCACGTCGGGGGGAAGAGACGATGCGCTACGGCCCCTTGAAGCCAGTGGGACTATTCGACCCACGCACTAAAGAGCAAACAGAAGAAGACTTAAGCCAAAAGCGCGATCGCCCTTATGCCGTGATCCAACTGCGGCAAGAAGATAAGGCAGGTCAGTTGTGGAATATGGTAGGATTCCAGACGAATTTGCGCTGGAGTGAGCAGAAACGAGTGTTTCGGCTGATTCCGGGCTTGGAAAATGCCGAGTTTGTGCGGATGGGCGTCATGCACCGCAACACGTTTCTGAATGCGCCTGAGTTATTGCATCCGACGCTGCAATTTAAGAAGCGCCCGACGTTACTGGCAGCCGGTCAATTGGTGGGGACAGAAGGCTACACCGCAGCGACGGCTGGGGGTTGGTTAGCGGGGACGAATGCGGCGCGGTTGGTGTTGGGATTGGAACCGGTCATGCTTCCGGCAACGACGATGATGGGTGCGTTGATTGAGTTCATTAGTTCGGCTTCACCCAAGCATTTCCAACCGATGCCGCCGAATTTTGGTATTTTGCCTCCGTTGTCGGTGCGAATTAAGAATAAGCAAGAGCGATATGGGGTGTATCGCGATCGCGCTTTGGCTGATCTGGATTGCTGGAGTAGGGGAATTCAGGAAGAAGCGGCCTAA
- a CDS encoding MBL fold metallo-hydrolase, which yields MPPQSSPSNRLPTALKAPRPIIDTIFAFGPNRDTLGGTAYLIVENAGNLLIDCPAWNETNEQFLREKGGVSLLFLTHRGGIGKARNIQEATGCQILMQEQEAYLLPELNVTSFQYELTLSPNCSALWTPGHSPGSACLYYTLAGGVLFSGRHLLPNQQGEPVPLRTSKTFHWPRQLQSVKSLIERFTPETLNYICPGANTGGLRGKGAIAQAYKPLAQLDLGALLNAQPLL from the coding sequence ATTCCTCCTCAAAGCTCACCATCCAACCGACTACCCACTGCACTCAAAGCACCACGTCCTATCATTGATACCATTTTTGCATTTGGACCCAATCGAGATACCTTGGGTGGCACGGCCTATCTTATTGTAGAAAATGCAGGTAACCTCCTGATTGATTGTCCCGCCTGGAATGAAACTAATGAGCAATTCTTACGGGAGAAAGGGGGAGTATCGTTACTGTTTTTGACCCATAGAGGTGGCATTGGCAAAGCGCGGAACATTCAGGAGGCGACAGGCTGCCAAATCCTGATGCAAGAACAAGAAGCCTATTTACTGCCAGAACTGAATGTAACATCATTTCAGTACGAGTTGACCCTCAGTCCCAATTGTTCAGCCCTTTGGACGCCCGGTCACTCTCCGGGTTCGGCTTGTTTGTACTACACATTGGCTGGCGGTGTTCTGTTTTCGGGACGTCATTTGTTGCCTAACCAGCAAGGGGAACCCGTGCCTCTACGTACCTCGAAGACGTTTCACTGGCCTCGTCAACTTCAGAGTGTCAAGTCTTTAATTGAGCGCTTCACTCCTGAAACGTTGAATTATATCTGCCCTGGTGCCAATACTGGGGGGTTACGGGGTAAAGGTGCGATCGCTCAGGCGTACAAGCCTTTGGCTCAGCTAGATCTAGGGGCTTTGCTTAACGCTCAACCACTTTTATGA
- a CDS encoding S41 family peptidase, translated as MHKRAFWVGLLLLFQITLSAWWTPPALAFTEEQKLFSQAWRIVSQSYIDDTFNHQNWWQLREKVLQKRLDNREGTYSAIKNMLESLEDPFTRFLTPNQYRSLQVNTSGELSGVGLQIALDPETGELAVVAPIAGSPAEQAGIQPRDRILEIDGMLTSQLTLDEAASKMRGATGTKVTLKIQGKDGEPKSINLVRDRIALNPVYAVLDSSQNNTPIGYIRLTQFSANAPSELAHAIAQLEEQGAQGYILDLRNNPGGLLQAGIEIARFWLDQGTVVYTVNRQGTLGSFEAYGPALTEDPLVVLVNQGTASASEILAGALQDNGRAKLVGEKTFGKGLIQSLFDLTDGSGLAVTVAKYETPKHRDIHKLGIQPDLEVSLDPITLNQVGTAADEQYQVAVKLLTSQSVVAEAVKS; from the coding sequence ATGCACAAACGAGCTTTTTGGGTCGGACTCTTACTGCTGTTTCAAATCACCCTTTCTGCCTGGTGGACACCACCCGCCTTAGCTTTTACAGAGGAGCAAAAGCTCTTTTCGCAAGCGTGGCGCATTGTCAGTCAATCCTATATCGATGACACGTTTAACCATCAGAATTGGTGGCAACTACGGGAAAAGGTACTACAAAAGCGGTTGGATAACCGTGAGGGAACCTATTCAGCCATCAAGAACATGCTGGAAAGTCTGGAAGACCCCTTCACCCGGTTTTTGACACCCAATCAATATCGGAGTTTGCAGGTGAATACCTCTGGAGAGCTATCGGGTGTGGGGTTACAGATTGCTCTTGATCCGGAGACGGGGGAGTTGGCTGTGGTGGCACCAATTGCAGGTTCTCCAGCAGAACAAGCCGGAATTCAGCCCCGCGATCGCATCCTCGAAATTGATGGGATGCTCACCTCTCAACTCACCTTAGATGAAGCCGCCTCCAAGATGCGTGGAGCAACTGGGACGAAGGTTACCCTGAAAATTCAAGGAAAGGACGGAGAACCCAAGTCTATTAATCTAGTGCGCGATCGCATTGCCCTCAATCCCGTCTATGCCGTACTCGATTCCAGCCAAAATAATACTCCGATTGGTTACATTCGCTTGACCCAGTTCAGTGCTAACGCCCCATCTGAATTAGCACATGCGATCGCTCAACTAGAGGAGCAAGGTGCACAGGGTTACATTCTTGACCTGCGGAATAATCCTGGAGGACTTCTACAGGCCGGGATCGAGATTGCTCGGTTCTGGTTAGATCAAGGGACTGTGGTCTATACCGTCAATCGGCAAGGAACACTCGGTAGCTTTGAAGCCTATGGCCCTGCGCTCACAGAAGACCCATTGGTTGTTTTAGTCAATCAGGGGACAGCCAGTGCCAGCGAGATTCTGGCTGGAGCCTTGCAGGATAATGGTAGAGCCAAGTTAGTCGGAGAAAAGACCTTTGGCAAAGGCTTAATTCAATCGTTATTTGACTTAACAGATGGCTCCGGACTCGCCGTAACCGTTGCTAAATATGAGACACCCAAGCACCGAGATATCCATAAATTGGGTATCCAGCCCGATCTAGAGGTATCTTTAGATCCCATTACCCTGAATCAGGTGGGAACGGCAGCAGACGAGCAATATCAAGTCGCCGTCAAGTTGTTAACGAGTCAATCCGTGGTGGCTGAGGCTGTTAAAAGTTAG
- a CDS encoding site-2 protease family protein, whose translation MELWLLLILLSLGLFTYITIQRSVADLTRTPVWLLWLVLMTPVLIWSTWMLVYGKNTPPPLILMVGPFVLCPLLYWLLIQWGRQVPKPPVNQEVDTNKPQISITQQTIPSTSEPSTLRPITKQEETELRNCFPWGVYYLQNVEYRPQAVLCRGKLRTNPESAYQTVRGNIEAEFGDRFFVIFQESFNGKPFFALVPNPQARPKTGRETESLTRPWFALALLLITLVTTTVVGAEIAGVTVEQSQVDPAVLLRGLPYAVALMAILSIHELAHYMAARFYKVRATLPYFIPLPFVPGTFGAFIQMRSPVPHRKALFDIGIAGPLAGFFVTIPLLMWGLAHSEVVPLSDSSGWLNFQSLNPRFSLLLTVLSKWALGSALAPKMAINLHPVAVAGYIGLVVTAFNLMPVGQLDGGHIVHAMFGQRTGIAIGQVVRLLVLVRAMLEPDLLVWGIILLLLPVADEPALNDVSELDNWRDFLGLIALVILAGIILPPATLTELLNL comes from the coding sequence ATGGAACTCTGGTTGCTCCTAATTTTACTGAGTCTGGGTCTTTTCACTTACATCACTATCCAGCGAAGTGTTGCTGACCTGACCCGGACGCCAGTATGGCTATTGTGGCTGGTGCTCATGACACCCGTCCTGATTTGGAGTACCTGGATGCTGGTCTATGGAAAGAACACTCCACCGCCACTGATCCTGATGGTCGGCCCATTTGTTCTTTGCCCACTGTTGTACTGGCTGCTGATTCAGTGGGGACGCCAAGTTCCTAAGCCGCCTGTGAATCAGGAGGTTGACACGAATAAACCTCAAATTTCAATCACCCAACAGACGATACCATCAACCAGTGAGCCGTCAACGTTACGCCCTATCACAAAACAAGAAGAAACTGAACTGAGAAATTGTTTTCCTTGGGGAGTTTACTATCTTCAAAATGTGGAGTACCGACCTCAAGCGGTTTTGTGTCGCGGAAAGCTGCGAACGAACCCAGAGTCGGCTTACCAGACGGTACGGGGAAATATAGAGGCAGAATTTGGCGATCGCTTTTTTGTGATCTTTCAAGAAAGCTTCAACGGTAAGCCGTTTTTTGCACTGGTTCCTAATCCTCAAGCTCGGCCAAAAACAGGACGGGAAACGGAATCCCTCACGCGACCCTGGTTTGCTTTGGCACTGCTATTAATTACATTGGTGACAACGACCGTCGTTGGAGCTGAGATTGCCGGAGTGACAGTTGAACAGTCGCAAGTTGACCCAGCCGTTTTACTCAGAGGGTTACCTTATGCTGTAGCCCTAATGGCGATTTTGAGTATCCATGAACTAGCTCACTACATGGCAGCAAGGTTCTATAAAGTACGCGCCACATTGCCCTACTTTATCCCCTTGCCCTTTGTACCAGGAACTTTCGGGGCGTTTATTCAGATGCGATCGCCGGTTCCCCATCGTAAAGCCTTATTTGATATTGGGATTGCTGGCCCTTTGGCTGGCTTTTTCGTGACGATACCTCTGCTGATGTGGGGACTTGCCCACTCTGAAGTCGTTCCTCTCTCTGACTCCTCTGGGTGGTTAAATTTTCAATCCCTTAATCCTCGATTTTCCTTGTTGCTAACCGTGCTGAGTAAGTGGGCATTAGGCAGCGCCTTGGCTCCTAAAATGGCCATCAATCTTCATCCGGTGGCTGTCGCCGGCTACATTGGTTTGGTCGTAACAGCCTTTAATTTAATGCCTGTCGGACAACTGGATGGCGGTCATATTGTCCATGCCATGTTTGGGCAGAGAACGGGTATCGCGATTGGTCAGGTTGTCCGACTGCTAGTCTTGGTCAGAGCTATGCTTGAACCTGATTTACTGGTCTGGGGGATTATCCTGCTACTCCTGCCCGTAGCTGATGAACCCGCTCTTAACGATGTCTCTGAACTGGACAATTGGCGTGATTTTTTGGGCTTGATCGCTTTAGTGATTTTAGCGGGTATTATTTTACCACCGGCTACGCTCACTGAACTGTTAAATCTTTAA